A genome region from Rhizobium sp. NXC14 includes the following:
- a CDS encoding glycoside hydrolase family 3 C-terminal domain-containing protein, which translates to MIDSILDEMTLEEQVSLLSGADFWTTVPVERLGVPKIKVTDGPNGARGAGSLVAGVKATCFPVAIALGASWNPDIVRQMGVALARQAKSKGAAVLLAPTVNIHRSGLNGRNFECYSEDPMLTSELAVAYIEGVQSEGIAATIKHFAGNESEIERQTMSSDIDERTLREIYLPPFEQAVRRAGVMAVMSSYNRLNGTYTSEHQWLLTKVLREEWGFDGIVMSDWFGSHSTAETINAGLDLEMPGPARDRGEKLVAAVREGKVEAATVRAAARRMLLLLERVGAFESKPDLTERAVDLPEDRALIRRLGAEGAVLLKNDGILPLAKTSLDRIAVIGPNAASARVMGGGSAQINAHYTVSPLEGIRAALSNANSISHAVGCRHNRLIDVFKGKITVEYFEGRGCKGTPLHVETVDKGEFFWFELPSGELDPADFSARMVMQYAPEESGQHVFGMTNAGLARLFVDGRLIVDGHDGWVRGENYFGTANDEQRGAVTLEAGRPYEIAVEYEPSTANEEGINLIAVRFGVEKPLGEADIEVAVETARNADVALLLVGRDGEWDTEGLDLPDMRLPGRQEELIEKVAAANANTVVVLQTGGPIEMPWLGKVRAVLQMWYPGQELGNAVADVLFGEAEPGGRLPQTFPKALADNSAITGDPTVYPGKNGHVHYAEGVFVGYRHHDISAVEPLFPFGFGLSYSRFRWGEPRLSAGEMDPEGITVSIDVTNTGDRPGSKLVQLYVRSPLAKVERPDKELRAFAKLSLQPGETCTAVMKVLPRDLAYFDIEAGAFRAEPGGYHLVLAANAADTRFVLHLPSPAGYVLPPTS; encoded by the coding sequence ATGATCGATTCCATTCTCGACGAGATGACGCTCGAAGAACAGGTCTCGTTGCTGTCGGGCGCCGATTTCTGGACGACCGTGCCCGTCGAGCGGCTTGGCGTGCCGAAGATCAAGGTGACGGACGGACCGAACGGCGCTCGCGGCGCGGGCTCGCTGGTCGCCGGCGTCAAGGCGACCTGCTTTCCTGTCGCCATTGCGCTCGGCGCCAGCTGGAATCCCGATATCGTCAGGCAGATGGGGGTTGCCCTTGCGCGCCAGGCAAAGAGCAAGGGAGCGGCCGTGCTGCTCGCGCCGACAGTGAATATTCATCGCTCCGGCCTCAACGGCCGCAATTTCGAATGTTATTCCGAAGATCCGATGCTGACATCAGAACTCGCGGTCGCCTATATAGAGGGCGTGCAGAGCGAGGGGATCGCGGCGACCATAAAACACTTCGCCGGCAATGAATCCGAGATCGAGCGGCAGACCATGTCGTCCGATATCGACGAGCGGACGCTGCGCGAAATATATCTTCCGCCCTTCGAGCAGGCGGTGCGCCGCGCCGGCGTCATGGCGGTCATGTCCTCCTATAACCGCCTCAACGGCACCTATACGAGCGAGCATCAATGGTTGCTGACCAAGGTGCTGCGCGAGGAATGGGGCTTCGACGGCATCGTCATGTCCGACTGGTTCGGCTCGCATTCCACGGCCGAGACGATCAATGCCGGCCTCGATCTCGAAATGCCAGGGCCGGCGCGCGACCGCGGTGAGAAGCTGGTTGCGGCCGTGCGCGAAGGCAAGGTGGAAGCCGCCACCGTGCGGGCGGCGGCGCGGCGCATGCTGCTGCTGCTCGAGCGCGTCGGCGCATTCGAAAGTAAGCCCGATCTCACCGAACGGGCGGTCGACCTGCCGGAAGACCGGGCGCTGATCCGGCGCCTCGGTGCCGAAGGCGCGGTGCTCCTCAAGAATGACGGCATCCTGCCGCTTGCCAAGACCTCGCTCGATCGGATCGCCGTCATCGGACCGAATGCGGCGAGCGCCCGCGTCATGGGTGGGGGCAGCGCGCAGATCAACGCGCATTATACGGTGAGCCCGCTCGAAGGCATTCGCGCCGCTCTTTCCAATGCCAACAGCATCAGCCACGCCGTCGGCTGCCGCCATAACCGCCTGATCGACGTGTTCAAGGGAAAGATCACCGTCGAATATTTCGAGGGGCGCGGCTGTAAGGGCACCCCGCTTCACGTCGAGACCGTCGACAAGGGCGAATTCTTCTGGTTCGAACTGCCGTCGGGCGAACTCGACCCCGCCGATTTCTCCGCCCGGATGGTGATGCAATATGCGCCTGAGGAGAGCGGCCAACATGTCTTCGGCATGACCAATGCCGGACTGGCGCGGCTCTTCGTCGACGGCCGGTTGATCGTCGACGGCCATGACGGCTGGGTGCGCGGCGAGAATTATTTCGGCACCGCCAATGACGAACAGCGCGGCGCGGTGACGCTCGAAGCGGGCAGGCCTTACGAAATTGCCGTCGAATATGAGCCATCCACGGCGAACGAGGAGGGCATCAACCTCATCGCCGTCCGCTTCGGCGTCGAAAAACCGCTCGGCGAGGCCGATATCGAAGTCGCCGTCGAAACGGCCCGCAATGCCGATGTCGCGCTGCTTCTCGTCGGTCGCGACGGCGAGTGGGACACGGAAGGGCTGGATCTGCCCGACATGCGGCTACCGGGGCGGCAGGAGGAACTGATCGAGAAGGTCGCCGCCGCCAACGCCAACACCGTCGTTGTGCTGCAGACCGGCGGTCCCATCGAGATGCCCTGGCTCGGCAAGGTCCGTGCCGTGCTGCAGATGTGGTATCCCGGACAGGAACTCGGCAATGCCGTTGCCGACGTGTTGTTCGGCGAAGCCGAGCCGGGCGGCCGCCTGCCGCAGACCTTCCCGAAGGCGCTTGCCGACAATTCCGCCATCACAGGCGATCCTACCGTTTATCCCGGCAAGAATGGGCATGTGCACTATGCCGAAGGCGTCTTCGTCGGCTATCGCCATCACGATATCAGCGCCGTCGAACCTCTCTTCCCCTTCGGCTTCGGCCTTAGCTATAGCCGCTTCCGTTGGGGCGAACCGCGACTCTCCGCAGGAGAAATGGATCCTGAAGGCATAACCGTCAGCATTGACGTCACCAACACAGGCGACCGGCCAGGCTCGAAACTGGTCCAGCTCTATGTACGCTCGCCGTTAGCCAAAGTGGAACGGCCGGACAAGGAACTTCGCGCCTTCGCAAAGCTCTCGCTGCAACCCGGCGAAACATGCACAGCCGTTATGAAGGTTCTGCCGCGCGATCTGGCCTATTTCGATATCGAGGCCGGCGCCTTCCGGGCCGAACCGGGTGGTTATCACCTGGTCCTGGCGGCGAATGCCGCCGATACAAGATTCGTGCTCCACCTGCCGTCGCCGGCCGGCTACGTGCTGCCGCCGACCTCATGA
- a CDS encoding TetR/AcrR family transcriptional regulator, translating to MAERKTGQDEKRRRRSPKGEERRAEILAAAMRRFAEDGYQNAAIGDIARDVGLSLPGLLHHFPTKVDLLLAILAKRDLDSADFIGHYRSDVSGLLKGMVEIFRRNAEMIEVVRAFAILNAESLMKDHPAKAWFLARTAEMQKDIAATFERAIADGSIDKRIDSKVIAAELIAVMDGLQMLWLRDPDRFDMVGGLEAYVDRLLASLAPEG from the coding sequence ATGGCAGAACGGAAGACGGGACAGGACGAGAAAAGACGGCGTCGATCCCCCAAAGGAGAGGAGCGCCGCGCGGAAATCCTGGCCGCGGCGATGCGGCGCTTTGCCGAAGACGGCTATCAGAATGCCGCGATCGGAGATATCGCCCGGGACGTCGGCCTGTCGCTGCCCGGCCTGCTGCACCATTTCCCCACCAAGGTCGATCTGCTGCTCGCGATCCTCGCCAAGCGCGATCTCGATAGCGCCGATTTCATCGGGCACTATCGCTCCGATGTCAGCGGCCTACTCAAGGGCATGGTCGAGATCTTCCGCCGCAATGCCGAAATGATCGAGGTCGTCAGAGCCTTCGCGATTCTGAATGCCGAAAGCCTGATGAAGGATCACCCCGCCAAGGCGTGGTTTCTCGCTCGCACTGCGGAGATGCAGAAGGACATCGCCGCGACTTTCGAGCGGGCGATCGCCGATGGCTCGATCGACAAGAGGATCGACAGCAAGGTGATAGCGGCCGAACTGATCGCCGTGATGGACGGCCTGCAAATGCTCTGGCTGCGCGATCCCGATCGCTTCGATATGGTCGGCGGTCTGGAAGCTTATGTCGACCGCCTGCTGGCGAGCCTCGCGCCGGAGGGATGA
- a CDS encoding alpha/beta fold hydrolase, whose product MRDYARELPEHTGKYIGENDLFLEIFRGNDRSDEADRPPLLFVHGAFTGSWMWSKYIPHFMAAGWDSYCINLRGHYKSRSVDFTKVKFENYLEDVREATSAIAGECAVPPVVIGFSMGGILSQKLAEIVGIAGLILIDSSISRQVHDEVPYQDLAPEIPGVVIPAPVRDEQSSPDETPEDIAFQRKYLSMESAKAFGAFSFHFGAQGISVDGGKITCPSLVISAVNDDAADRRGRATARHIGGEYLGLWGTTHTGLLVGQRYQETVSRIMIWLTRFDEKRVHPSGARLASRRST is encoded by the coding sequence ATTCGGGACTACGCGAGAGAGTTGCCGGAGCACACGGGCAAATATATTGGCGAGAACGACCTTTTCCTGGAAATCTTTCGCGGGAACGATCGCTCGGATGAGGCCGATCGACCGCCTCTGCTCTTTGTCCATGGCGCCTTCACCGGCAGCTGGATGTGGAGCAAGTACATTCCGCACTTCATGGCGGCGGGGTGGGATTCTTACTGCATCAATCTGCGAGGTCACTATAAAAGCAGGTCGGTGGATTTCACGAAGGTGAAATTCGAGAACTATCTTGAAGATGTTCGTGAGGCGACGTCCGCAATCGCTGGGGAATGTGCTGTTCCTCCTGTTGTGATCGGTTTCAGCATGGGCGGAATCCTCAGCCAGAAGCTGGCAGAGATCGTTGGTATTGCCGGGCTGATATTGATCGATTCCAGCATCTCCAGGCAGGTGCATGACGAGGTGCCTTACCAGGATCTTGCGCCTGAGATACCTGGGGTCGTCATTCCCGCGCCAGTACGCGACGAGCAATCCAGCCCCGATGAAACGCCCGAGGACATCGCCTTCCAGCGGAAATACCTGTCCATGGAATCCGCCAAAGCCTTCGGCGCCTTTTCTTTTCATTTCGGAGCGCAGGGAATTTCCGTCGACGGCGGCAAGATCACCTGCCCTAGCCTCGTCATCTCAGCCGTCAACGATGACGCCGCCGATCGGCGAGGCCGGGCGACGGCGCGGCACATCGGAGGCGAGTATCTCGGTCTTTGGGGCACGACGCATACGGGCTTACTTGTCGGGCAAAGATACCAAGAGACCGTCAGCCGCATCATGATCTGGCTCACGCGCTTCGATGAAAAGAGAGTTCATCCCTCCGGCGCGAGGCTCGCCAGCAGGCGGTCGACATAA
- a CDS encoding LysR family transcriptional regulator, which produces MDSLANLFAFVHAAEQQSYVAAARVAGVSPSAIGKAVARLESRLGVRLFNRTTRSISLTDAGAVLYERYKRIIDDMQDAEATILHSRERPRGRLRVSVPHIVGHHLLMPMLPAFAECFPEIELDVDFEDRVIDLVQEGLDVVVRSGELADTRLIARHLGDQHFVVCGSPDYFERHGRPETPADLCGHACIHFKYPSSGRIASWAFKAPYERLLLPRSLTFNNTDAGLRAAQDGLGLAHLPVYVAESHMRAGSLIPVLTSFMVPFGSLSLVWPSNRQLSPKVRAFVDFVVENCAARADAFRPAASLSR; this is translated from the coding sequence GTGGATAGTCTCGCGAACCTCTTCGCCTTCGTTCATGCAGCCGAACAGCAAAGTTATGTCGCAGCCGCGCGCGTTGCCGGCGTTTCACCGTCCGCGATCGGCAAGGCCGTGGCGCGTCTTGAAAGCCGGCTCGGTGTGCGGCTCTTCAACCGGACAACGCGCAGCATCAGCCTGACCGACGCAGGGGCGGTCCTTTACGAGCGCTACAAGCGCATCATCGACGATATGCAGGACGCAGAGGCAACCATCCTGCATAGCCGGGAACGCCCAAGGGGCCGCCTGCGCGTCAGCGTTCCGCACATTGTCGGACACCATCTGCTGATGCCGATGCTGCCGGCCTTTGCCGAGTGCTTCCCGGAGATCGAACTGGATGTGGATTTCGAAGACAGGGTCATAGACCTGGTTCAAGAGGGTCTGGATGTCGTGGTGCGGAGCGGCGAGCTTGCCGATACGCGGCTGATCGCCCGCCACCTTGGCGATCAGCATTTCGTCGTGTGCGGCAGCCCCGACTATTTCGAGCGCCATGGACGACCGGAGACACCTGCCGATCTCTGCGGGCATGCCTGTATTCATTTCAAATACCCATCCAGCGGCCGTATCGCGTCATGGGCCTTCAAGGCACCGTACGAGCGGCTGCTTCTGCCCAGAAGCCTGACGTTCAACAATACGGATGCGGGGCTGCGGGCAGCGCAGGATGGTCTTGGCCTTGCCCACCTGCCCGTCTACGTCGCGGAATCGCATATGCGAGCGGGAAGCCTGATCCCCGTCCTCACCTCCTTCATGGTGCCCTTCGGCTCGCTCTCGCTGGTCTGGCCGTCCAATCGCCAGCTTTCGCCCAAAGTCCGCGCTTTCGTGGATTTCGTCGTCGAGAATTGCGCCGCCCGAGCCGACGCTTTTCGACCGGCAGCCAGCCTGTCGCGCTGA
- a CDS encoding DUF6030 family protein, with protein MLSNRRPLRRPALLLLALLVATIAVSYLDIRQSESPTEDLEKGALNKAAPSPRPTVHSDPAASFLRPTISISRHLMEVPKLDLASQFLRMWLVSGANICSALREAGIEVSEWKAASMRNRDYECYFQRIYERDEVRPLSSTFLRIRGDETGNIVEIRAKIVGPKIDAEGLLAPEVLRIFEIIVKQACWRDFEDALASIQRLRDVEAERFGSYLSFTREAGSENRFSFALGLKAAPGSQARTRAYFSADRWLATTDPRIPQTSSASIAMARSDQPMALNGGASAGSDSKPSRNCG; from the coding sequence TTTCTTACCTTGACATCCGCCAATCCGAATCTCCGACCGAGGACTTGGAAAAGGGAGCGCTCAACAAGGCTGCCCCTTCGCCACGCCCAACCGTCCACTCTGATCCGGCTGCTTCTTTTCTTCGTCCGACGATATCCATATCGCGGCATCTGATGGAGGTCCCAAAGCTCGACCTGGCAAGCCAGTTTCTGCGGATGTGGCTGGTCTCGGGCGCCAATATTTGCAGCGCTCTTCGAGAGGCCGGCATAGAGGTGAGCGAATGGAAAGCTGCATCGATGCGCAATCGCGATTATGAATGTTATTTTCAGCGCATCTACGAACGGGACGAGGTGAGGCCACTGAGCTCGACCTTCCTCAGGATTCGTGGAGATGAGACGGGTAATATTGTTGAGATCCGCGCCAAGATCGTCGGACCGAAGATTGATGCTGAGGGACTTCTCGCCCCTGAAGTGCTGCGCATTTTCGAGATCATTGTGAAGCAGGCATGCTGGCGAGATTTTGAAGATGCGCTTGCGTCGATCCAAAGACTTCGCGATGTCGAGGCCGAACGATTCGGCTCTTATCTCAGCTTCACGCGCGAAGCCGGCAGCGAGAACAGATTTAGTTTTGCTCTAGGCCTCAAGGCAGCTCCAGGTTCGCAGGCAAGAACCAGGGCGTATTTTTCGGCAGACCGCTGGCTGGCCACGACGGATCCGCGCATCCCGCAGACATCATCCGCATCGATCGCAATGGCGCGTTCAGATCAGCCGATGGCACTCAATGGCGGAGCAAGTGCCGGCTCCGATTCCAAACCAAGCCGGAACTGCGGCTGA